The Fimbriimonas ginsengisoli Gsoil 348 genome window below encodes:
- a CDS encoding pyridoxal phosphate-dependent aminotransferase, producing the protein MPALESAGEWMCRTSPPTHAEGLLDAISEARRIPVESILAGAGSSSLIFSALRSWLHRDSRVLLIEPTYGEYEHICGIVGCRVEKLLLREDQCFRLDLDEWSDRIRRERVDLAVLVNPNNPAGGFLARTDVERALDRIPPTTRVLIDEAYIDYAGGDSCEMLAAKSRNVFVVKSLSKGLALSGLRTAYMTGPSAGTNELAKWSPPWAVSLPAQIASTRALGEPDYYAGRYRETKALRQQLATALGPFGTVTESVANWVLLRLSADSKGAEAVVQRARQQGVHLRNAGRTAASMGDAYVRIAVKPLLEQERIVKALQNAEMPEP; encoded by the coding sequence ATGCCGGCACTCGAAAGTGCCGGCGAATGGATGTGTCGAACCTCGCCACCGACTCATGCCGAGGGGCTCCTAGACGCGATTTCAGAGGCTCGCCGTATTCCGGTCGAGTCGATTCTTGCCGGGGCCGGCTCCTCTTCGCTGATCTTCTCCGCATTAAGATCTTGGCTTCATCGCGATTCACGCGTTCTTCTGATCGAGCCGACCTATGGAGAGTACGAGCACATCTGCGGAATCGTGGGGTGCCGAGTGGAGAAGCTCCTCCTTCGAGAGGATCAATGCTTTCGGCTCGACCTTGACGAGTGGTCGGATCGGATCCGGCGAGAGCGAGTCGATTTAGCGGTGCTGGTTAATCCCAACAATCCGGCGGGCGGGTTTCTCGCTCGAACCGACGTCGAGCGGGCATTGGATCGGATTCCTCCGACCACCAGGGTACTCATCGACGAGGCGTACATCGACTATGCCGGAGGCGATAGCTGCGAGATGCTGGCCGCAAAATCGAGAAACGTCTTCGTGGTCAAATCGCTTTCAAAGGGGCTGGCCCTCAGTGGGCTGAGAACGGCTTATATGACCGGCCCTTCTGCTGGGACAAACGAGTTGGCAAAGTGGTCGCCACCGTGGGCGGTGAGCCTTCCCGCGCAGATCGCGTCGACACGTGCCTTGGGGGAGCCGGACTACTACGCAGGTCGGTATCGGGAGACAAAGGCGCTTCGCCAGCAACTCGCAACGGCGCTCGGGCCGTTTGGAACCGTAACGGAAAGCGTTGCGAACTGGGTGCTTCTTCGTCTGTCGGCCGACTCAAAGGGGGCCGAAGCGGTGGTACAGCGGGCAAGGCAGCAAGGTGTCCACCTTCGGAACGCGGGGAGGACGGCGGCTTCGATGGGGGACGCCTACGTTCGCATCGCGGTCAAGCCGCTCTTGGAGCAGGAACGAATTGTGAAGGCTCTCCAAAACGCAGAAATGCCCGAGCCGTGA
- a CDS encoding RNA polymerase sigma factor has product MSALFEKTRASTYDEDLALVERFLSGDQTAFEALYAKYYDKVFSIACGILVDHDEAADAVQEVFTLVYRHLGRFDRRSRFSTWLFRVAVNRSIQEARRHRHRWRNVELDETTAGAAPEEADTSDPKVQATLLRMVPADRALLVLFYWEELSLQEIADSLGCNVNAAKTRLYRARERFRMLYEGEA; this is encoded by the coding sequence GTGTCGGCCCTGTTCGAAAAAACCCGCGCAAGTACCTACGACGAAGACCTCGCTCTCGTCGAGCGTTTCTTGTCGGGTGATCAAACCGCCTTTGAGGCGCTGTACGCCAAATATTACGACAAGGTCTTCTCCATCGCCTGCGGCATCCTCGTCGACCACGACGAGGCCGCCGACGCGGTTCAGGAGGTCTTCACCCTCGTCTATCGCCATCTCGGAAGGTTCGATCGCCGCTCCCGATTTAGCACCTGGCTATTCCGGGTTGCCGTCAATCGAAGCATCCAAGAAGCCCGCCGCCATCGCCACCGATGGCGCAACGTCGAGCTCGACGAAACGACCGCCGGAGCCGCGCCGGAAGAGGCCGACACCTCCGATCCAAAGGTCCAGGCCACCCTCCTGCGAATGGTCCCCGCCGACCGCGCCCTCTTAGTTCTCTTCTACTGGGAGGAGCTAAGCCTGCAGGAGATCGCCGACAGCCTCGGCTGCAATGTCAACGCCGCCAAAACGCGCCTCTACCGAGCTCGCGAACGGTTCCGGATGCTGTATGAGGGAGAGGCATGA
- a CDS encoding nitrilase-related carbon-nitrogen hydrolase gives MKLRIAAAAWKIRLARRMRGDSAYFGHMHDLVSAAHDAEAQVVVLPELHVLELLHLASKVSERNSAKYLVQYASAVEEWLDRISDLSGLVIVGGSHFKETPEGIKNVCAVGVPGAATILCEKNNLTAYEKDVWNIVPGRGLSRLPHSMGVTVCYDSEFPEAGRALAEAGMLVQCVPSWTETQRGFQRVRWSCLARAVENTTFVVHSSLIGDLGREPAPASYGSSAIIVPSADPFPIEAVLAETPLNEEGIVVADLDFDLLQQARTLGEVRNWADRNQGTWTVTPEPRSPESPVNQKGELN, from the coding sequence ATGAAGCTTCGGATCGCCGCCGCCGCGTGGAAGATCCGCCTTGCCCGCCGGATGCGGGGCGATAGCGCCTACTTCGGCCACATGCACGACCTCGTGAGCGCCGCCCACGACGCGGAGGCCCAAGTCGTGGTGCTTCCCGAACTCCACGTACTCGAGCTGCTCCACCTTGCTTCAAAGGTTTCGGAGCGAAATTCGGCGAAGTATCTGGTGCAATACGCCTCGGCGGTCGAAGAGTGGCTGGACCGAATCTCCGACTTAAGCGGACTCGTCATCGTCGGCGGCTCACACTTCAAAGAAACCCCCGAAGGGATCAAGAACGTTTGCGCCGTCGGCGTACCGGGAGCCGCCACGATCCTCTGCGAAAAGAATAACCTGACCGCGTATGAGAAGGATGTCTGGAATATCGTTCCCGGGCGAGGCCTGTCGCGGCTCCCGCATTCGATGGGGGTCACTGTCTGTTACGACTCGGAGTTCCCCGAAGCGGGACGAGCCCTTGCCGAGGCCGGAATGCTGGTCCAATGTGTTCCCTCGTGGACGGAGACCCAACGCGGCTTCCAGCGCGTCCGCTGGAGTTGCCTCGCCCGCGCCGTCGAGAACACCACGTTCGTCGTCCACTCATCCTTAATCGGCGACCTCGGCCGCGAGCCCGCTCCCGCCAGCTACGGTTCCTCGGCGATCATCGTCCCCAGCGCCGACCCATTCCCGATCGAAGCCGTCCTCGCCGAAACCCCGCTCAACGAGGAAGGTATCGTCGTTGCCGACCTCGACTTCGACCTACTCCAACAAGCCAGAACCCTCGGCGAAGTACGAAACTGGGCCGACCGGAACCAGGGAACCTGGACCGTGACCCCCGAACCCCGCTCCCCGGAGTCGCCTGTAAACCAAAAAGGCGAATTGAATTAA
- a CDS encoding ParB/RepB/Spo0J family partition protein has translation MRRTLGKGLKDLLGEQLEGTASDISVDDIEPNARQPRTHFDKEALQELADSIREHGILQPLLVRPRAEGKYELIAGERRLRASKLAGLKTVPVLMRSAGNQNSLELALIENIQRENINPVECARAYRRLIDEFDLTQEQVAEKVGKSRTGVANTVRLLRLPKRIIDGLEGGRISEGHARALLAFDSEPQQLAIYDQIIEKGLTVREVEKASKPREVPRTKAEPPEQDPNDAALQDALSTFLGTPTKLVRGEVGGKLVVEFYSDDDLTRVLDVLGFRL, from the coding sequence ATGCGCCGCACGTTAGGCAAAGGGTTGAAGGATCTGCTGGGCGAGCAGCTCGAAGGGACCGCTTCCGACATATCGGTCGACGATATCGAGCCGAACGCGCGGCAGCCGCGTACCCATTTCGACAAGGAAGCGCTCCAAGAGCTGGCCGATTCGATTCGCGAACATGGAATTCTGCAGCCACTTCTTGTGAGGCCCAGGGCCGAGGGGAAATACGAGCTCATTGCGGGCGAAAGGCGGCTAAGAGCTTCCAAACTGGCGGGGCTCAAAACCGTGCCCGTACTGATGCGGTCAGCAGGCAACCAAAACTCGCTCGAGCTCGCGCTGATCGAGAACATCCAGCGCGAGAACATCAATCCAGTCGAGTGCGCTCGGGCCTACCGGCGGCTGATCGACGAGTTCGATCTGACCCAAGAACAGGTCGCCGAAAAGGTCGGTAAGTCTCGAACGGGCGTCGCCAACACGGTACGTCTTCTCCGGCTGCCGAAGCGGATCATCGACGGGCTGGAAGGGGGCCGCATCAGCGAGGGTCATGCCCGGGCGCTGCTCGCCTTCGATAGCGAGCCGCAGCAGCTCGCCATTTACGACCAAATTATAGAAAAAGGCCTCACCGTTCGCGAGGTCGAAAAAGCATCTAAGCCACGAGAGGTACCCCGCACCAAGGCCGAACCGCCTGAGCAAGACCCTAACGACGCCGCGCTGCAAGACGCTCTGAGCACCTTCCTCGGCACGCCGACAAAGTTAGTTAGGGGTGAGGTGGGCGGCAAACTGGTAGTGGAGTTCTATTCCGACGACGACCTAACCCGGGTTCTGGACGTGCTCGGCTTCCGTCTATGA
- the carA gene encoding glutamine-hydrolyzing carbamoyl-phosphate synthase small subunit: protein MKRYLLLSDGTVFEGKPLGASGTTVGEVVFNTGMTGYQEILTDPSYAGQIVLLTYPLIGNYGINEDDFESDRIQPTGLVVREACDVPSNWRATKSIHQLLLERGTVSIQGLDTRLITKRIRSAGVTMGAICDDLDAGKEALAAAQGYDETDFVYGVSTNAPYKWGREGREGMGETDEAGRVRLAVLDCGLKFNILRRFYKSGCRPIIFPATTSAEEILSWKPDGILLSPGPGDPRRLGPVVETVKGLLGKRPMFGICLGNQLLCHAIGGETYKLKFGHRGSNHPVKDLLTGKVTITSQNHGYAVDPVSLEGTGAEVTQLNLNDGTVEGIRIKDLDANSIQYHPEAAPGPWDSRPYFSEFVERMRAVRS from the coding sequence TTGAAGCGCTATCTCCTCCTCAGCGACGGCACCGTTTTCGAGGGCAAGCCACTCGGGGCGAGTGGAACGACGGTTGGAGAAGTGGTCTTCAACACTGGGATGACCGGTTACCAGGAGATCCTCACCGATCCCAGCTACGCCGGCCAGATCGTTCTTCTCACCTATCCCCTCATCGGGAATTACGGGATCAACGAAGACGATTTCGAGTCCGACCGGATTCAACCAACAGGATTGGTTGTGCGCGAGGCGTGCGACGTTCCGAGCAACTGGCGGGCAACGAAGTCGATCCACCAGCTCCTCCTCGAGCGGGGAACCGTCAGCATTCAGGGCCTCGACACCCGGCTCATCACCAAGCGAATTAGGAGCGCCGGCGTCACGATGGGGGCGATTTGCGATGACCTCGATGCAGGAAAGGAAGCGTTAGCGGCCGCCCAAGGATACGACGAGACGGATTTCGTTTACGGCGTCAGCACGAACGCGCCTTACAAGTGGGGCCGCGAAGGTCGGGAAGGGATGGGCGAGACCGACGAAGCGGGGCGGGTTCGTTTGGCCGTGCTCGACTGTGGACTGAAGTTCAATATCCTGCGCCGCTTCTATAAGTCCGGCTGCCGTCCCATCATTTTTCCGGCCACCACCTCGGCGGAAGAGATCTTGTCTTGGAAGCCGGACGGGATCCTGCTCAGCCCGGGACCGGGCGATCCGCGCCGACTTGGACCCGTAGTCGAGACGGTGAAGGGTTTGCTCGGAAAGCGACCGATGTTCGGCATCTGCCTGGGGAATCAGCTCCTCTGCCACGCGATCGGCGGCGAGACGTATAAGCTTAAGTTCGGGCATCGGGGCTCCAATCACCCGGTGAAGGATCTTCTTACGGGCAAGGTCACGATCACGAGTCAAAACCACGGGTACGCGGTCGACCCGGTGTCGCTGGAAGGAACCGGGGCCGAGGTTACGCAGCTCAATTTGAACGACGGGACGGTCGAGGGGATCCGAATCAAGGATCTTGACGCGAACTCGATCCAGTACCATCCGGAGGCCGCGCCTGGTCCCTGGGATTCCCGACCCTACTTCTCGGAGTTCGTCGAGCGCATGCGCGCCGTCCGATCCTAA
- a CDS encoding sodium/proton-translocating pyrophosphatase yields the protein MKLLQQATHLAHRQGSTRLKTTLFLAAIGALLPTSAFAAEGEGVSLKFSGSDSGLLIAALVLGLIAVGAALFLRSWVLKQNPGSSEMQEVGLAIRDGATAYLKKQIGTMIPFVVLLALGLFGLSYPSGILPAIGVAVAFVFGVIGSYTAGSTGMMIAVSANMRTAHAALSSYKRSLETAFRSGAVAGLLTVGIGLVGACIILLIGGSNAIQYLVGFGFGGSLAALFMRVGGGIFTKAADVGADLVGKVEKGIPEDDPRNPAVIADNVGDNVGDCAGMAADVFESYLVTIISAIVLAAATSSVLDTHTWMKLVLFTMIVSALGILASVIGIFTVRGNDNLDSDPLVAIRKGFTRSALLAGLGAAVVAFFFMGGRQPLLTDRLSPLQDSLRTDATFLQKVREEVATRKPSQAAVDAAVQEKAKEFAKQPKDIKASDIFADPAKIPTSVQGFSQASVDRILQKSANPVAPSEVTAADLVNVAEVKAKGYRPEDAGYVQQALMAQLDQMPPSKPLTGFQRITDFKDTSIKALDYGITAQATDPANPPKKPYVAIRDYFGGEGDNRFVVAQLHAKVHIPPRPAQGGQPASIEQNTDQTIWQGPIKLSDLNDKIKKFQEQTKTQGITSDIQVVKTEDVGVYVNPSTGDLAIGLPGTMDHPASRQSAQSQFAYYKKPAAELNADYEKLTANPQGPQPVLPQRMEMQLAVNTQGAIPWWNFFIPVLVGILLAFGIERLTEFYVSTHKRPVQEVAGVSSGGAAPMIIQGFAYASESSAMMVFAIVAALMVPLFVFPATVYGGYVLALYGVSLVGIGLLSTTGYVLAMDTFGPISDNAQGVFEMSGAGKANPQAAKAIGHLDAAGNTTKALTKGFAIATAVVAAIALFNSFRGAAMLTDIGLKLDTPEIFLGMLIGGAAPFLFSSFAINAVGRAAFQLINEVRRQFRENPGIMAGTVKPDYARCVALVTAAAQKELLAPGILAIALPTAVAFGFSIGKPTTIVNGVEYNLMGAQALGGFLAGTILSGQLMAVLLSNSGGMWDNAKKLIEDGLYGGKGSEAHKASVICDTVGDPFKDTAGPALNPLIKVMNLVALLLAATIIRPFGTPVLVTVTVVCVGALVFSIYLSKKGSLSEDLQRAQKEGANADAHLTHPPTLETGTSTTIEPPRQKRRITVEDTDDEA from the coding sequence ATGAAGTTGCTCCAGCAAGCGACACACCTGGCCCACCGCCAGGGGTCAACACGCCTTAAGACCACATTGTTCCTCGCCGCCATCGGCGCCCTTCTTCCCACCAGCGCGTTCGCCGCGGAAGGAGAGGGGGTTAGTCTCAAATTTTCCGGAAGTGATTCCGGTCTGCTCATCGCGGCGCTCGTTTTGGGCCTCATCGCCGTCGGAGCCGCCCTCTTCCTCCGTTCCTGGGTACTCAAGCAGAACCCGGGCAGCTCGGAGATGCAAGAGGTCGGACTCGCCATCCGAGACGGCGCTACCGCCTACCTAAAGAAGCAGATCGGGACGATGATCCCGTTCGTCGTCCTGCTCGCCCTCGGACTATTCGGCTTGTCCTATCCGAGCGGAATCTTGCCCGCAATCGGCGTTGCGGTCGCGTTCGTCTTCGGGGTCATCGGCAGCTATACCGCCGGTTCCACCGGAATGATGATCGCCGTCAGCGCCAACATGCGCACGGCCCATGCCGCCTTGAGCAGCTATAAGCGGTCGCTCGAGACGGCGTTCCGCAGCGGCGCCGTCGCCGGCCTGCTCACGGTAGGAATCGGCCTTGTCGGCGCGTGCATTATTCTGCTGATCGGCGGCAGCAACGCCATTCAGTATCTTGTCGGATTTGGCTTCGGAGGTTCGCTAGCCGCGCTCTTTATGCGCGTCGGCGGTGGAATCTTCACCAAAGCCGCCGATGTCGGCGCCGACCTCGTCGGCAAGGTCGAAAAGGGGATCCCCGAAGACGACCCCCGCAACCCGGCCGTCATCGCCGATAACGTCGGTGACAACGTCGGCGACTGCGCCGGTATGGCCGCCGACGTGTTCGAGTCGTACCTCGTCACCATCATCTCCGCCATCGTTCTCGCCGCCGCAACATCGAGCGTGCTCGATACGCACACTTGGATGAAGCTGGTGCTGTTCACGATGATCGTGTCGGCCCTCGGCATCCTCGCGTCCGTCATCGGAATCTTCACCGTCCGAGGTAACGACAACCTCGACTCCGATCCGCTGGTTGCGATTCGAAAGGGATTCACCCGATCCGCGCTCCTTGCCGGTCTCGGCGCGGCCGTCGTGGCATTCTTCTTTATGGGTGGCCGACAGCCGCTCCTCACCGACCGCCTTTCGCCGCTTCAGGATTCGCTTCGAACCGATGCGACCTTCCTTCAAAAGGTGCGCGAGGAAGTCGCGACCCGAAAGCCTTCGCAAGCCGCCGTAGACGCCGCGGTGCAGGAGAAAGCGAAGGAGTTCGCCAAGCAACCGAAGGATATTAAAGCGAGCGATATCTTCGCCGATCCGGCCAAGATTCCCACGTCCGTCCAAGGATTCTCCCAAGCTTCGGTCGATCGCATTCTGCAGAAGAGCGCTAATCCGGTCGCTCCCTCTGAAGTCACCGCCGCCGACCTTGTAAACGTTGCCGAGGTTAAGGCCAAGGGTTACCGCCCGGAGGATGCGGGTTACGTTCAGCAGGCGCTGATGGCGCAGCTCGATCAAATGCCGCCGTCGAAGCCTCTCACCGGCTTCCAACGGATCACCGACTTCAAGGACACGAGCATCAAGGCGCTCGACTACGGCATTACCGCTCAGGCGACCGACCCGGCGAATCCGCCGAAGAAGCCGTACGTTGCCATTCGCGACTATTTTGGCGGCGAAGGCGACAACCGGTTCGTGGTCGCCCAGCTTCACGCAAAGGTTCACATTCCGCCCCGTCCCGCCCAAGGGGGTCAGCCGGCCTCGATCGAGCAAAACACCGACCAGACGATCTGGCAGGGCCCGATCAAGCTGTCCGACCTGAACGACAAGATCAAGAAGTTCCAGGAGCAGACGAAAACCCAGGGGATTACTTCCGACATCCAGGTCGTCAAGACCGAGGACGTCGGGGTCTACGTCAACCCCTCTACCGGCGATCTCGCCATCGGCCTTCCCGGCACGATGGATCATCCCGCTTCGCGCCAGAGCGCTCAAAGCCAGTTCGCCTACTACAAGAAGCCGGCGGCGGAGTTGAACGCCGACTACGAGAAGCTCACCGCTAACCCGCAAGGTCCCCAGCCGGTGCTCCCGCAACGGATGGAAATGCAGCTTGCGGTCAATACGCAGGGCGCGATTCCGTGGTGGAACTTCTTCATCCCGGTTCTGGTTGGCATCCTGCTCGCCTTCGGCATCGAGCGGCTCACCGAGTTCTACGTCTCGACGCACAAGCGCCCGGTGCAAGAAGTCGCCGGCGTATCCAGCGGTGGCGCGGCTCCGATGATCATTCAGGGCTTCGCCTATGCCAGCGAGTCGAGCGCGATGATGGTCTTTGCGATCGTCGCCGCCCTCATGGTCCCGCTCTTCGTCTTCCCCGCCACCGTTTACGGCGGCTACGTGCTGGCCCTTTACGGGGTGTCCTTGGTAGGCATCGGCCTTCTCTCGACCACCGGCTACGTGCTCGCGATGGACACGTTCGGGCCAATCTCGGACAACGCCCAAGGCGTGTTCGAGATGAGCGGCGCCGGCAAAGCGAATCCGCAAGCCGCCAAGGCGATCGGCCACCTCGACGCGGCCGGAAACACGACCAAGGCGCTCACGAAGGGATTCGCCATCGCCACCGCGGTCGTCGCGGCGATCGCGCTGTTCAACTCGTTCCGCGGCGCGGCGATGCTGACCGATATCGGTCTAAAGCTCGACACGCCCGAGATCTTCCTCGGCATGCTGATCGGCGGCGCGGCGCCGTTCCTGTTCTCGTCGTTCGCCATCAACGCCGTCGGACGAGCTGCCTTCCAGCTCATTAACGAGGTCCGCCGTCAGTTCCGGGAGAACCCCGGAATTATGGCGGGAACGGTAAAGCCGGACTACGCTCGGTGCGTAGCGCTGGTCACCGCCGCCGCCCAGAAAGAGCTGCTCGCGCCAGGAATCCTGGCGATCGCGCTCCCGACGGCGGTCGCCTTCGGCTTCTCCATCGGAAAGCCGACGACCATCGTCAACGGCGTCGAATACAACCTGATGGGTGCGCAGGCGCTCGGCGGGTTCCTCGCCGGCACCATCCTCAGCGGCCAGCTCATGGCCGTGCTGCTGTCCAACTCGGGCGGCATGTGGGATAACGCGAAGAAGCTGATCGAGGACGGACTTTACGGCGGAAAAGGGAGCGAGGCCCACAAGGCTTCCGTTATCTGCGACACGGTTGGCGACCCGTTCAAGGACACCGCCGGCCCGGCCCTGAACCCGCTCATCAAGGTCATGAACCTGGTGGCCCTGCTGCTCGCCGCGACGATCATTCGGCCGTTCGGCACGCCGGTCTTGGTCACAGTGACCGTCGTCTGCGTCGGTGCGTTGGTCTTCTCCATCTATCTGAGCAAGAAGGGTTCTCTCTCCGAGGATCTCCAACGCGCCCAGAAGGAAGGCGCGAACGCCGATGCCCACCTAACCCACCCCCCGACCCTCGAAACCGGAACCTCGACCACCATCGAGCCCCCCCGCCAAAAGCGACGGATCACCGTCGAAGACACCGACGACGAGGCATAG
- a CDS encoding S1/P1 nuclease translates to MKSLLRTLAVGAMLATFGAAYAWIDTGHMVIAALAQKNLTLRARAEADRLLKLSGADFITVSTWADETRTKENGPWHYEDHHFRTDGRRVTAKPDPENVVWAIDKFTKILQDRSQPDEKRAEALKYLIHFVGDIHQPLHATAHDSDAEPTGDKGGNTFHIKPANEFADMQRPPTNLHFLWDMGCGLFPPTPGLRSAEGQQRIRHEANTLAAALPRKALRHVDDQNPEHWAMESFGDAKRYVYALPADSAPNSDYLAQGREVCARRATLAAYRLADLLNKALR, encoded by the coding sequence ATGAAATCCCTTCTCCGCACCCTCGCCGTGGGTGCGATGCTCGCCACTTTCGGGGCGGCTTATGCTTGGATCGACACCGGCCACATGGTCATCGCGGCGCTCGCGCAGAAGAACTTGACGCTGAGGGCCCGCGCGGAAGCCGATCGGCTGCTGAAGCTTAGCGGTGCGGACTTCATCACCGTCTCGACCTGGGCGGACGAGACTCGGACCAAAGAAAACGGGCCGTGGCATTACGAGGACCACCATTTCCGAACCGATGGTCGGCGAGTCACCGCAAAACCGGATCCCGAGAACGTCGTGTGGGCGATCGATAAGTTCACCAAGATCCTGCAAGACAGGAGCCAGCCCGACGAGAAGCGGGCGGAGGCGCTCAAGTACCTGATCCATTTCGTGGGCGACATCCATCAGCCGCTTCACGCCACCGCCCACGACTCGGACGCCGAGCCGACGGGAGACAAAGGGGGCAACACGTTCCACATCAAGCCGGCCAATGAATTCGCCGACATGCAGCGTCCGCCGACTAACTTGCATTTTCTGTGGGACATGGGCTGCGGCCTCTTCCCGCCCACCCCCGGCCTGCGTAGTGCGGAAGGACAGCAGCGAATCCGTCACGAAGCAAATACCCTGGCCGCAGCTCTCCCCCGGAAGGCACTCCGCCATGTCGACGACCAGAACCCCGAGCACTGGGCGATGGAAAGCTTCGGAGACGCTAAGCGTTACGTATACGCCCTGCCCGCCGACTCAGCTCCAAATTCCGATTACCTGGCCCAAGGCCGCGAAGTCTGCGCCCGCCGCGCAACCCTCGCCGCCTACCGCCTGGCCGATCTCTTGAACAAAGCCCTCCGCTAG
- a CDS encoding GNAT family N-acetyltransferase has translation MSESVWIREMRFEDVAGVVALQRLAFPPPFSEDLHWDPKHLVRHIELFPEGQFVADCAGEVVGSCSNAIIAEHAWNAHGNWYQTVGGPSLRGFDPLGTTLYGLDIAIHPQHRRVGLGRRFYNARFDLIRARRLARYGTGVRMPDYRAYAGAHPDVDIHEYARRVVAGEATDRTLTPLLRYGLTFLGVSENYMQDPESGNAGALLEWRP, from the coding sequence ATGAGCGAGTCGGTCTGGATTCGGGAGATGCGCTTCGAAGACGTCGCCGGCGTCGTCGCCCTCCAAAGGCTCGCCTTCCCTCCCCCGTTTTCCGAAGATCTCCACTGGGATCCGAAACACCTCGTCCGCCACATCGAGCTTTTTCCAGAAGGCCAATTCGTGGCCGATTGCGCCGGAGAGGTAGTCGGGAGTTGCAGCAACGCCATCATCGCCGAGCATGCTTGGAACGCCCATGGGAACTGGTATCAAACCGTAGGCGGCCCCAGCCTGCGCGGATTCGATCCGCTCGGAACGACGCTCTACGGCTTGGACATCGCCATCCATCCCCAACATCGGCGGGTCGGATTGGGGCGGCGCTTCTACAACGCCCGCTTTGACCTAATTCGCGCTCGACGGCTCGCTCGGTATGGCACCGGCGTCCGCATGCCCGACTACCGGGCCTATGCGGGCGCCCACCCGGACGTAGATATCCATGAGTACGCCCGCCGCGTCGTCGCCGGCGAGGCGACCGACCGGACCCTTACGCCCCTCCTCCGATACGGCCTGACGTTTCTCGGCGTCTCAGAAAACTATATGCAGGATCCTGAGTCGGGCAACGCGGGGGCGCTGCTGGAGTGGCGGCCATGA
- a CDS encoding ParA family protein codes for MNPVPVWGVVNQKGGVGKTTTAVNLAAGLAMRGQRTLLIDCDPQGNATTGLGLDKGKAEATLYEVFVDAVDNPDDPKVIHKAIFPIAENLHLLPATLDLAGAEPILMNAVGKELILRDAIAPVRANYDWIVLDAPPSLGLLTINILAVAEGVLVPMQCEFYALEGLSQLLKTIDVVRRRINPGLKVAKVLLTMFDPRNRLTQQVTQEVRDYFGEKVSGIVIPRNVRLSEAPSFGEPAVLRYPSSKGASAYFEFVDEVIKECAAR; via the coding sequence ATGAACCCCGTGCCAGTGTGGGGCGTGGTCAATCAGAAGGGCGGGGTCGGTAAGACGACGACGGCGGTAAACCTCGCGGCGGGATTGGCGATGCGGGGCCAGCGGACACTCCTTATCGACTGCGATCCGCAAGGAAACGCGACCACCGGCCTCGGGCTCGACAAAGGGAAGGCCGAGGCGACGCTGTACGAGGTATTCGTCGACGCGGTCGATAATCCAGACGATCCGAAGGTCATTCACAAAGCGATCTTCCCCATCGCGGAAAACCTCCACCTGCTCCCTGCGACCCTCGACCTGGCCGGCGCCGAGCCGATCCTCATGAATGCGGTGGGCAAAGAGCTCATTCTTCGCGACGCGATCGCCCCGGTGCGCGCCAACTACGATTGGATCGTCCTCGACGCCCCGCCAAGCCTGGGACTGCTGACGATCAACATCTTGGCCGTCGCCGAAGGGGTTCTGGTCCCGATGCAGTGCGAATTCTACGCGCTGGAGGGGCTGAGCCAACTGCTCAAAACGATCGACGTGGTACGCCGCCGCATCAACCCCGGCCTCAAGGTCGCGAAAGTATTGCTGACGATGTTCGACCCTCGAAACCGCCTCACTCAGCAAGTAACTCAAGAGGTGCGCGACTACTTCGGGGAGAAAGTGAGCGGGATCGTCATCCCCCGCAACGTGCGCCTTAGCGAAGCGCCCAGCTTCGGCGAGCCGGCGGTGCTGCGGTACCCCTCGTCGAAAGGGGCGAGCGCTTATTTCGAATTCGTAGACGAGGTAATCAAAGAATGCGCCGCACGTTAG